A stretch of Lathyrus oleraceus cultivar Zhongwan6 chromosome 6, CAAS_Psat_ZW6_1.0, whole genome shotgun sequence DNA encodes these proteins:
- the LOC127095537 gene encoding uncharacterized protein LOC127095537: MPPKLKDPGEFTISCTIGGVKIPHALCDLGSSINVIPLDKDKELSLGKIIPSNMTLILADLFVTYPYGILQDVLVHIDDLVFHANFMVVDMKGDTYGSVILGRPLLATGKAVIDVEYSELSLKFNKEKMVFNEYE, from the coding sequence ATGCCACCAAAGCTAAAAGATCCAGGTGAGTTTACCATCTCTTGCACCATTGGTGGGGTAAAGATACCACATGCTCTATGTGATTTAGGGTCAAGTATCAATGTAATTCCCCTTGATAAGGATAAAGAATTGAGTTTGGGAAAGATCATACCGAGTAATATGACTCTTATCTTGGCTGATTTATTTGTCACTTACCCTTATGGTATCTTACAAGATGTGTTAGTACATATCGATGATCTAGTTTTTCATGCAAATTTTATGGTAGTCGACATGAAGGGAGACACATATGGTTCAGTGATTCTCGGACGCCCATTATTGGCAACTGGGAAAGCAGTGATAGATGTGGAATACAGTGAACTTAGTTTGAAGTTTAACAAGGAAAAAATGGTTTTTAATGAGTATGAATGA